A genomic segment from Sphingopyxis sp. DBS4 encodes:
- a CDS encoding YciI family protein: MTKYLISFPSEAMVLTDEELPIVSATAHAVIEEAKAAGVYVFGGGIDEQVAPVRIFADGSVSPETYPDSRLNGGFTVLELPTYEDAVAWAGRIAAACRCAQELRAFMYDPAS; the protein is encoded by the coding sequence ATGACCAAATATCTCATCTCCTTCCCGAGCGAAGCCATGGTCTTGACGGATGAGGAGCTTCCGATCGTGTCCGCCACTGCGCACGCGGTGATCGAGGAAGCGAAGGCCGCCGGCGTCTATGTGTTCGGCGGAGGCATCGACGAGCAGGTCGCGCCGGTGCGGATCTTTGCCGACGGGTCGGTGTCTCCCGAAACCTATCCGGACAGCCGGCTGAACGGCGGCTTCACGGTGCTGGAATTGCCGACGTATGAAGACGCGGTCGCATGGGCGGGCAGGATCGCCGCGGCCTGCCGGTGCGCGCAGGAACTTCGCGCGTTCATGTACGATCCGGCGAGCTAA